From the genome of Ectobacillus sp. JY-23, one region includes:
- a CDS encoding YpbS family protein: protein MEVHKAITAHSKKQQAAVSEFLQLEARREAAIETAVMLCRNNQPFSVDAINAVTKEINMFAKDGVVPERKYVTLEMVKEYVERLNRQE, encoded by the coding sequence ATGGAAGTACATAAGGCGATTACAGCACATTCAAAAAAACAGCAGGCAGCAGTTAGCGAGTTTCTGCAGCTCGAAGCGCGCCGAGAAGCAGCGATTGAAACAGCAGTGATGTTGTGTAGAAATAATCAACCATTTTCGGTAGATGCAATCAATGCTGTGACAAAAGAAATTAATATGTTTGCTAAAGATGGAGTAGTACCTGAGCGTAAATATGTAACGCTTGAAATGGTAAAGGAATATGTAGAACGTCTGAATCGTCAGGAGTGA
- a CDS encoding DUF3931 domain-containing protein, whose amino-acid sequence MTEHDNKNKCNIIAIDGGKGKEKHTEKYATLIMEGKTYELTSFILSGETPEGKRLVLSHMVSTDEYAGLVKTLDMVLQKRIERLFFS is encoded by the coding sequence ATGACCGAACATGACAACAAGAATAAATGCAATATTATCGCGATTGACGGTGGAAAAGGAAAAGAAAAGCATACAGAAAAATATGCAACTTTAATTATGGAAGGAAAAACGTATGAATTAACTTCCTTTATCTTATCCGGCGAAACCCCTGAAGGAAAGCGACTTGTGCTTTCGCATATGGTATCCACAGATGAATACGCCGGACTTGTTAAAACACTGGATATGGTATTGCAAAAACGCATTGAACGCTTATTTTTTTCCTAG
- a CDS encoding N-acetyltransferase, translating into MKEIIIKKSAQVPMDLLLLADPSEAQIRTYLERGTLFIAVSVEQVVGAYILLETRPRTMEIMNIAVVDEHQGQGIGKQLLMHAIQMARRQGMYKLEIGTGNSSISQLALYQKSGFRMIGIEHNYFTRHYDEEIVENGIHCRDMIRLAIDL; encoded by the coding sequence ATGAAAGAGATTATCATAAAAAAATCAGCACAAGTACCCATGGACTTGCTGTTGTTGGCTGATCCGAGCGAAGCACAAATTAGGACATATTTAGAACGCGGAACATTATTTATTGCTGTGTCAGTTGAGCAGGTGGTCGGTGCATATATACTCTTAGAAACACGTCCGCGTACCATGGAGATTATGAATATTGCAGTTGTCGATGAACACCAAGGACAAGGTATTGGCAAGCAACTACTAATGCATGCGATCCAAATGGCTCGTAGACAAGGTATGTACAAACTTGAAATTGGAACAGGAAATTCAAGCATCAGTCAATTGGCCTTGTATCAAAAAAGCGGTTTTCGTATGATAGGAATCGAGCATAATTATTTTACTAGGCACTATGATGAAGAAATTGTGGAAAATGGGATACATTGCCGCGATATGATTCGTCTTGCTATAGACTTATAA